A stretch of the Vitis riparia cultivar Riparia Gloire de Montpellier isolate 1030 chromosome 13, EGFV_Vit.rip_1.0, whole genome shotgun sequence genome encodes the following:
- the LOC117928906 gene encoding uncharacterized protein LOC117928906: MVEALREMESISSRQVRQKDKDKFWIPMLGKSFAEVVKQNRSTGEEVARVKVDNRALCVNLEKLTHCLVGCWNPMLGGGEDLRSRGTQMAKLWGLKGNLGLAKLEDGKALLEFEMITEAEKALDDGEISVGGFVMRLEKWSQRMGCLMEEEKEREAWVRIVGLPISLWNRDTLSKIGEGYGGFLDIDVKTERMEELQWARIRVRIKEGKIPNMVEIWVENICYSLTLWWETRPTLRVMQTVEKGKPLVTDGEVEGEFQPREGKRVREAEEGSRLEEQTQSADGTRRLTSGSGRPMECYRGLGGPQLRPQGVWIMQSGPLEMGFLVKPRGSEGINPSSSSVDSFGPKEKGDFRRTKAWKPTVDAGLVADGQSPVREPSDQFVEAQSCGPSHSGSPLSEFSLFWEKDGLRRLSEAEILHIERTKTDLALVEEATRYDIVPFQSDWLIPEPLSSPSPFFGRTLVGEYCDLSGPEEKHDEGENPLQMLMGMEPPLSEIIECWDLVEVNKSRTDDNGKELGSDQIVPRVNKAGGSLAGRRAIWPSLVISWGFRQKVWRRTLWNSWLKFVREGKEFIARPFWRNPNLREN; the protein is encoded by the coding sequence ATGGTGGAGGCGTTGCGAGAGATGGAGTCTATTTCAAGCAGGCAAGTGAGACAAAAGGACAAGGACAAATTTTGGATACCCATGCTGGGAAAATCCTTTGCGGAGGTGGTCAAACAGAACCGCAGCACCGGAGAAGAGGTGGCTAGGGTGAAAGTGGATAACAGAGCTTTATGTGTGAACTTGGAGAAGCTGACCCATTGCCTTGTCGGTTGCTGGAACCCAATGCTAGGAGGGGGGGAAGATTTAAGAAGCCGGGGGACCCAAATGGCAAAATTGTGGGGGCTAAAGGGCAATTTAGGCTTGGCCAAACTGGAAGACGGCAAGGCATTACTGGAATTTGAGATGATAACAGAAGCTGAGAAAGCCCTAGATGATGGGGAAATATCGGTCGGTGGCTTCGTCATGAGACTGGAGAAATGGAGCCAAAGGATGGGATGTTTGatggaggaagagaaagaaagagaggccTGGGTAAGGATTGTGGGTCTTCCCATTTCTTTATGGAATCGGGACACTCTGAGCAAGATAGGAGAGGGGTACGGGGGTTTTTTGGACATAGATGTTAAAACGGAGAGGATGGAAGAGTTACAGTGGGCTAGAATTCGGGTAAGGATAAAAGAGGGGAAAATCCCTAATATGGTGGAAATATGGGTCGAGAATATATGCTATTCCCTTACCCTGTGGTGGGAGACTAGGCCGACGCTGCGAGTGATGCAGACCGTCGAGAAAGGAAAACCCCTTGTAACAGATGGAGAGGTAGAGGGTGAGTTCCAGCCACGCGAGGGCAAGCGCGTGAGGGAGGCCGAAGAGGGCTCGAGGCTCGAGGAGCAGACGCAGTCTGCGGATGGGACGCGAAGGTTGACTTCTGGGTCGGGGCGACCCATGGAGTGCTATCGTGGGCTTGGTGGGCCGCAGTTAAGGCCCCAGGGAGTGTGGATTATGCAGAGCGGGCCTTTAGAGATGGGCTTCTTGGTGAAGCCTCGTGGGTCTGAGGGCATTAACCCATCCTCCTCCTCTGTGGACTCTTTTGGGCCAAAGGAGAAGGGGGACTTCAGACGGACCAAGGCCTGGAAGCCCACGGTGGATGCAGGACTGGTAGCCGATGGTCAAAGCCCCGTGAGGGAGCCTAGTGACCAATTTGTTGAGGCCCAAAGTTGCGGCCCAAGCCACTCGGGAAGCCCACTCTCTGAATTTTCTCTGTTTTGGGAGAAGGATGGGTTGCGCAGGCTGAGCGAGGCAGAGATCCTCCACATAGAGCGAACGAAGACTGATCTCGCCCTTGTAGAGGAAGCGACGAGGTATGATATTGTCCCATTTCAGTCCGATTGGTTGATCCCTGAGCCTCTTTCTTCCCCTTCTCCTTTTTTCGGTCGGACTCTAGTGGGGGAGTATTGCGACCTTTCTGGGCCTGAAGAGAAGCATGACGAGGGTGAAAATCCGCTTCAAATGCTCATGGGCATGGAACCCCCCTTGAGTGAGATTATCGAATGCTGGGATTTGGTGGAGGTCAACAAAAGTAGAACTGATGATAATGGAAAGGAATTGGGCTCTGATCAAATAGTGCCACGAGTAAATAAGGCAGGGGGGAGCTTAGCTGGGAGAAGAGCGATTTGGCCAAGTTTAGTAATTTCTTGGGGTTTTCGACAGAAGGTCTGGAGAAGGACATTATGGAATTCCTGGTTAAAATTCGTAAGAGAAGGGAAAGAGTTCATAGCAAGACCATTCTGGAGAAATCCAAATTTGAGAGAGaattga